In Thioalkalivibrio paradoxus ARh 1, the following are encoded in one genomic region:
- the mltF gene encoding membrane-bound lytic murein transglycosylase MltF encodes MLCSLMLWRPTLRPRSPLIRRIEIGVFAVLLTVIGVWAWQHKPSALNLALFKQELRVALVSHPHDHTSIDLSSRADQFEHVLLRGLAQHIGARLQIRPVAGPHEAYRLLHARRVDIAAGFLVAPNGDTGIEVGPEILPIEKNLVYWNGLGQNIGSTAGMPDGARIGVTSTLALPDDLLGTNEYPRPELIQYADGSELVPALQSGFLNYAVLTSIELSRLQRVHPELRSAFEFPARFSVVWLFPTGYDRSLIDAAHAYLDELRSEREFELLFDRFFGHLDVHGLVDVITFSRFVEDRLGQLKPLFRQVAQEYGLDWRFLAAVSYQESLWNPDAVSPTGVRGLMMLTRATAGSLGVTDRTDPEQSVDGGARYVLQMLDRLPASVQEPDRTWMALAAYNVGLGHLLDARRLTERGGGDPDLWLDVMTWLPKLAQREWHEQTRHGYARGWEPVTYVQNIRSYYDWLVHLFPTPDDRPEMSPIYLRVPLAL; translated from the coding sequence ATGCTCTGTAGCCTGATGCTCTGGCGCCCGACCCTTCGTCCCCGAAGTCCGCTGATCCGCCGGATCGAGATCGGCGTGTTTGCCGTGCTACTGACGGTAATCGGCGTCTGGGCCTGGCAGCACAAGCCTTCGGCGCTGAATCTCGCACTGTTCAAGCAGGAACTCCGGGTGGCGCTGGTGAGCCATCCCCACGACCATACCTCGATCGACCTGAGCAGCCGCGCGGACCAGTTCGAACATGTGCTGCTGCGTGGCCTCGCCCAGCATATCGGCGCAAGGCTGCAGATCCGGCCCGTGGCCGGGCCGCACGAGGCCTATCGACTGCTCCATGCACGTCGCGTCGACATCGCGGCCGGATTCCTGGTTGCGCCGAACGGCGATACCGGAATCGAAGTCGGGCCCGAAATCCTGCCAATCGAGAAGAACCTGGTGTACTGGAACGGGCTGGGGCAAAACATCGGCTCCACCGCAGGCATGCCGGATGGGGCACGCATCGGCGTAACCTCCACCCTGGCACTGCCCGACGACCTGCTGGGCACGAACGAATACCCACGGCCCGAACTCATCCAGTATGCCGATGGATCCGAACTGGTGCCGGCCCTGCAGTCGGGATTCCTGAATTACGCGGTGCTCACGTCCATCGAGCTGAGCCGTCTGCAGCGCGTCCACCCCGAACTGCGCTCGGCGTTCGAGTTTCCCGCCCGCTTCTCCGTCGTCTGGCTTTTCCCGACCGGCTACGACCGCAGCCTGATCGACGCCGCCCACGCGTACCTCGACGAGCTGCGCAGCGAGCGCGAATTCGAACTCCTGTTCGACCGCTTTTTCGGGCACCTGGACGTGCACGGACTGGTCGACGTGATCACCTTCTCCCGTTTCGTCGAGGACCGGCTGGGTCAGCTGAAACCGCTGTTCCGGCAGGTGGCGCAGGAATACGGACTGGACTGGCGCTTCCTCGCCGCGGTCAGTTACCAGGAATCGTTGTGGAATCCCGATGCCGTCTCCCCGACGGGAGTACGCGGCCTGATGATGCTGACCCGGGCAACGGCCGGATCGCTAGGGGTCACCGACCGCACCGACCCGGAGCAGAGCGTCGATGGAGGCGCCCGCTATGTGTTGCAGATGCTCGACCGCCTGCCCGCCAGCGTTCAGGAGCCGGACCGAACCTGGATGGCATTGGCGGCGTACAACGTCGGCCTGGGTCACCTGCTGGACGCCCGCCGTCTGACCGAACGCGGTGGCGGCGACCCGGATCTCTGGCTGGACGTGATGACCTGGCTGCCGAAACTCGCTCAGCGCGAATGGCATGAGCAGACTCGCCACGGCTATGCCCGGGGCTGGGAACCCGTCACCTATGTGCAAAACATCCGCAGCTATTATGACTGGCTGGTGCACCTGTTCCCGACGCCTGACGACCGCCCGGAGATGAGCCCGATCTACCTGCGCGTACCCCTGGCGCTCTGA
- the tadA gene encoding tRNA adenosine(34) deaminase TadA: MFETGIAQVDTGTDRDWMALALQEAQAGARAGEVPVGAVLVLGGVCLARGHNAPIGEHDPTAHAEVRVIRQAARILRNYRLPGTTLYVTLEPCPMCVGAMIHARIARLVFGASDPRTGAAGSALDLVTHPSHNHRIAVTGGVLAEQAGEQLRAFFRARRGS, encoded by the coding sequence ATGTTCGAAACCGGTATTGCCCAGGTTGACACCGGGACAGATCGCGACTGGATGGCGCTGGCGCTTCAAGAAGCGCAGGCCGGTGCGCGGGCCGGTGAGGTGCCGGTGGGCGCGGTACTGGTGCTGGGCGGCGTGTGCCTGGCACGCGGTCACAATGCCCCGATCGGCGAGCACGATCCTACTGCGCATGCCGAGGTTCGCGTGATCCGTCAGGCGGCACGCATTCTGAGGAATTACCGTCTGCCCGGAACCACGCTATACGTGACCCTGGAACCCTGCCCGATGTGTGTCGGAGCGATGATCCATGCGCGCATTGCGCGGTTGGTGTTCGGCGCGTCGGATCCGCGGACCGGAGCCGCGGGCAGTGCGCTGGATCTGGTCACGCATCCGTCGCACAACCACCGCATCGCAGTCACAGGGGGGGTGCTGGCCGAGCAGGCAGGGGAACAGCTTCGGGCGTTCTTTCGGGCGCGCCGGGGTTCGTGA
- a CDS encoding PqiC family protein, with amino-acid sequence MICHWFRPAAILWLAFAAAGCTLLPEQPAVDRAWFLLEIPDPAAVERPPVPVELGSVRIAPAVAGKGLVYRLGPYRYESDFYNEWFLSPREHFEQILRERWTRTDGSVNLVTDARSHPGSLQIDVLITALHGDLGAGGTGAARAGLRVFVQGRTDSRLWDLEQTVDLATRSPEALVAALSSAMGELLAELEDRLARQAGG; translated from the coding sequence ATGATCTGCCACTGGTTTCGTCCGGCTGCGATCCTCTGGCTGGCATTCGCGGCGGCAGGGTGCACGCTGCTGCCGGAGCAGCCGGCGGTGGACCGCGCGTGGTTCCTGCTGGAGATCCCCGATCCGGCAGCGGTCGAGCGGCCACCGGTGCCGGTGGAACTGGGGTCGGTGCGAATTGCCCCGGCGGTGGCCGGCAAGGGACTGGTCTACCGACTCGGACCGTACCGGTACGAGTCGGACTTCTACAACGAATGGTTTCTCAGCCCGCGCGAGCATTTCGAGCAGATCCTGCGTGAACGCTGGACCCGGACCGATGGCTCCGTGAACCTGGTTACCGATGCCCGGTCGCATCCGGGGTCCCTGCAAATCGACGTGCTGATCACCGCGCTTCATGGCGATCTGGGAGCGGGCGGTACCGGGGCGGCCCGCGCGGGCCTGCGTGTGTTCGTGCAGGGCCGAACCGATAGCAGGCTCTGGGACCTGGAGCAGACGGTCGATCTGGCGACGCGGTCACCGGAGGCGCTGGTCGCGGCGCTGTCGTCGGCGATGGGGGAGCTGCTTGCCGAACTCGAGGACCGGCTGGCACGACAGGCCGGCGGTTGA
- a CDS encoding MlaD family protein, producing the protein MSAVHHFRLGLFILGAIGTLVVILVVMGTGNLLRPTIEMETYIDGSVQGLDVGAPIKFRGVTIGEVTRLGFTSVEYEQQVSPVERKRYVLVEGRLRPDRFASTARETLFSENVLEPFIEAGLRVRMAAQGITGINYLELDFLDPTTHPQLPIAWEPRSVYIPSAPSIALQFLEYAESVLRRIDLLDIEGMVDSTVSALHTLERTVADLDTRSLTRHAEDLAGHLQETVEQSRQLLVAAERLLQDPDIAALPGETRGTLRSLREAVERADIGGLVTQIEAVVVRLDRGLEINEQKLAATLSDLQAVTTGLRSLTEDARRNPAGTIFGGPPPRSAIERSP; encoded by the coding sequence ATGAGTGCCGTACATCATTTTCGGCTTGGCCTGTTCATACTCGGCGCCATCGGCACACTGGTGGTGATACTGGTCGTGATGGGCACGGGCAACCTGCTACGGCCCACGATCGAGATGGAGACCTACATCGACGGTTCGGTGCAGGGGCTGGATGTCGGTGCCCCGATCAAGTTTCGCGGCGTGACCATCGGTGAAGTCACCCGGCTGGGGTTTACCTCGGTGGAATACGAGCAGCAGGTGTCACCGGTGGAGCGCAAGCGCTATGTGCTGGTGGAGGGCAGGCTTCGGCCCGACCGGTTCGCCTCCACGGCCCGGGAGACGCTGTTCAGCGAGAACGTGCTCGAACCCTTCATCGAGGCCGGCCTGCGAGTGCGCATGGCCGCGCAGGGGATCACCGGGATCAACTACCTTGAGCTCGACTTTCTGGATCCGACGACCCATCCGCAGCTGCCGATCGCCTGGGAACCGCGCAGCGTCTATATTCCGTCTGCACCCAGCATTGCGCTGCAGTTCCTGGAATATGCGGAGAGTGTTCTGCGCCGGATAGACCTGCTCGACATCGAGGGCATGGTGGATAGCACCGTCTCCGCGCTGCATACCCTGGAGCGGACGGTAGCGGATCTGGATACCCGGTCCCTGACCCGTCATGCAGAAGACCTGGCTGGTCACCTGCAGGAAACCGTGGAGCAGAGTCGTCAGCTTCTGGTGGCCGCCGAGCGCCTGCTGCAGGACCCCGACATTGCCGCGCTCCCGGGCGAGACCCGGGGCACATTGCGTTCGCTGCGCGAGGCCGTTGAGCGAGCCGACATCGGCGGTCTGGTGACCCAGATCGAGGCGGTCGTCGTGCGCCTCGACCGGGGGCTCGAGATCAACGAGCAAAAGCTGGCGGCGACGCTGAGCGACCTGCAAGCCGTGACCACGGGGCTGCGCTCGCTGACCGAAGACGCGCGTCGCAATCCGGCCGGAACGATCTTCGGTGGGCCTCCGCCCCGCAGTGCGATCGAAAGGAGTCCATGA
- a CDS encoding ABC transporter ATP-binding protein encodes MPDRDDAIIRVEGLTMGFGSMVIMQELNFTVRRGEIFVILGGSGSGKSTLLKHMIGLYTPLAGRILIADADMARADGPEREAILRQVGVMYQMGALFGSMTLLENVRLPLEVHTRLPQGAMNRIARAKLQLVGLAAYSDFMPSEISGGMQKRAAIARAMALDPKILFLDEPSAGLDPITSAELDVLIRRLASSLGMTLVVVTHELPSIFAIADRVIMLDTETRSIVAEGDPRVLRDSSTHPWVRRFLRRSEIEESSA; translated from the coding sequence ATGCCGGATCGGGACGACGCGATCATTCGGGTGGAGGGCCTGACCATGGGCTTCGGCTCCATGGTGATCATGCAGGAACTGAACTTCACCGTGCGCCGCGGCGAGATCTTCGTGATTCTCGGCGGTTCCGGCAGCGGCAAGAGCACGCTGCTGAAACACATGATCGGCCTTTATACACCGCTGGCGGGTCGAATCCTGATCGCGGATGCCGACATGGCGCGTGCCGATGGGCCCGAGCGCGAAGCGATCCTGCGGCAGGTCGGTGTGATGTACCAGATGGGGGCGCTGTTCGGGTCGATGACCCTGCTGGAAAACGTACGGCTGCCGCTGGAGGTGCATACGCGGCTGCCGCAGGGCGCGATGAATCGGATCGCCCGCGCCAAGCTTCAACTCGTCGGCCTGGCGGCCTACAGTGATTTCATGCCGTCGGAAATCAGCGGCGGCATGCAGAAACGGGCCGCCATCGCGCGCGCGATGGCGCTGGATCCGAAGATCCTGTTCCTCGACGAACCCTCGGCCGGGCTCGATCCGATTACCTCGGCGGAACTCGATGTCCTGATCCGCCGCCTGGCCTCCAGTCTGGGCATGACGCTGGTGGTGGTCACGCACGAACTCCCCAGCATTTTTGCGATCGCCGATCGGGTGATTATGCTGGACACGGAAACCCGATCGATCGTGGCGGAGGGTGACCCGAGGGTCTTGCGTGACTCCAGCACGCATCCCTGGGTACGGCGCTTCCTGCGGCGTTCGGAAATCGAGGAGTCATCAGCATGA
- a CDS encoding ABC transporter permease: MPRPETDPNPNLRYRAEPGPPARILLAGRMDAYSVGPLWERVLREADDFAAQGELSVDLSGVRYCDGAGAALLFSVEQVAAERGVEVHMDGLDGAIEGHLRPYREAAATRSARGAVERPWTTRLRRYVVAVGHEIYEQIAFIGEYSRALALAVLHPGRVRWGDTLKVAEAAGFQALPIVSLIAFLLGVILAFQSAIAMSQFGAQIFVADLVAISLLRELGPLMMAILLAGRSGAAFAAEIGTMKVNEEVNALTTMGLDPVRFLVVPRILAGVFVAPLLTLYANLIGLIGAALVMRGFGIPWVAFFNQVSGAVTLTDLTSGLFKAAVFGLLVASVGCLRGLQTGNGAAAVGRSTTSAVVSAIILIVVADGLFAMLFYHFGI, from the coding sequence ATGCCAAGGCCCGAAACCGATCCGAATCCGAATCTGCGTTACCGTGCCGAGCCGGGGCCGCCTGCACGTATTCTCCTTGCTGGCCGCATGGATGCCTACAGCGTGGGCCCTCTCTGGGAGCGCGTGTTGCGTGAAGCGGACGATTTCGCCGCCCAGGGGGAGCTGTCGGTCGATTTGTCGGGCGTACGCTATTGCGATGGCGCCGGAGCCGCGTTGTTGTTCAGCGTCGAGCAGGTGGCGGCAGAGCGCGGGGTGGAGGTCCATATGGACGGCCTCGATGGCGCGATCGAGGGGCACCTTCGCCCTTACCGCGAAGCCGCGGCGACGCGTTCGGCCCGAGGCGCGGTCGAACGTCCCTGGACCACGCGTCTGCGCCGATACGTGGTGGCGGTCGGGCACGAGATCTACGAGCAGATCGCGTTCATCGGCGAGTACAGCCGGGCGCTTGCGCTCGCGGTCTTGCACCCCGGCCGGGTCCGCTGGGGCGATACCTTGAAGGTGGCCGAGGCTGCGGGCTTCCAGGCGCTTCCGATCGTCTCACTGATCGCGTTTCTGCTCGGCGTGATTCTCGCGTTCCAGTCCGCGATCGCGATGAGCCAGTTCGGCGCGCAGATCTTCGTGGCCGACCTGGTCGCGATTTCGTTGCTGCGCGAACTCGGGCCGCTGATGATGGCGATCCTGCTCGCCGGGCGCTCGGGTGCGGCGTTCGCCGCCGAGATCGGGACCATGAAGGTGAACGAGGAGGTCAACGCGCTGACCACCATGGGCTTGGACCCGGTGCGTTTCCTGGTGGTGCCGCGGATTCTCGCCGGGGTCTTCGTCGCGCCGCTGCTCACGCTGTATGCCAATCTGATCGGGCTGATCGGCGCGGCGCTGGTGATGCGTGGCTTCGGGATCCCGTGGGTGGCGTTCTTCAACCAGGTCAGCGGCGCGGTAACGCTGACCGATCTGACCTCCGGCCTGTTCAAGGCCGCGGTGTTCGGCTTGCTGGTCGCCAGTGTCGGCTGCCTGCGCGGTCTGCAGACGGGCAACGGCGCCGCAGCAGTCGGGCGGTCGACGACCAGCGCGGTGGTCAGCGCGATCATCCTGATCGTAGTCGCCGACGGACTGTTCGCGATGCTGTTCTATCATTTCGGGATCTGA
- a CDS encoding AAA family ATPase: MNRPALEMDRHALSRVEDSLNRVLLGKPGAVRLALVCLLANGHLLIEDRPGVGKTTLAHALAQVLGLDYRRIQFTSDLLPGDVVGVSVFDQAHARFDFHPGPIFAQVLLADEVNRAPPKTQSALLEAMQERQVSVDGRTHLLPEPFFVIATQNPAEQIGTHPLPESQLDRFLMSIELGYPEPQAERALLEGAATTGPQAPVTAEIDPADLLEWQQAVAAVTARPALLDYLQALLRSSRDPAQFRTGLSPRAGLGLLQAARAHALIDGRAFVTPEDLRAVLPSVAIHRIASREAEPGAATVARLLECVPVD, translated from the coding sequence ATGAACCGACCTGCGCTGGAAATGGATCGGCACGCGCTGAGCCGCGTCGAGGACTCGCTGAACCGCGTGCTGCTCGGCAAGCCGGGGGCTGTACGCCTTGCCCTGGTCTGCCTGCTGGCCAACGGTCATCTGCTGATCGAGGACCGGCCCGGCGTCGGCAAGACCACCCTGGCCCACGCGCTGGCCCAAGTGCTGGGACTGGACTACCGCCGGATCCAGTTTACCAGCGATCTGCTGCCCGGTGACGTCGTCGGAGTCTCGGTCTTCGACCAGGCCCATGCCCGCTTCGACTTCCATCCAGGCCCGATCTTCGCGCAGGTACTGCTGGCAGACGAGGTCAACCGCGCACCCCCGAAAACGCAAAGCGCGCTGCTCGAAGCGATGCAGGAGCGTCAGGTCAGCGTCGATGGCCGCACTCACCTTCTGCCCGAACCGTTCTTCGTGATCGCGACCCAGAACCCGGCCGAGCAGATCGGCACCCATCCGCTGCCCGAGTCGCAGCTGGACCGTTTCCTGATGAGCATCGAACTCGGCTACCCGGAGCCCCAGGCCGAACGGGCGCTGCTCGAGGGTGCGGCCACCACCGGCCCGCAGGCGCCGGTCACCGCAGAGATCGATCCGGCGGATTTGCTCGAATGGCAGCAGGCCGTAGCCGCGGTGACCGCACGTCCCGCGCTGCTCGATTACCTGCAGGCACTGCTGCGCTCCAGCCGCGATCCGGCGCAGTTCCGCACCGGGCTGTCGCCCCGGGCCGGCCTCGGCTTGTTGCAGGCCGCGCGCGCCCATGCACTGATCGACGGCCGTGCATTCGTTACGCCCGAAGATCTGCGCGCGGTGCTGCCATCGGTCGCGATTCATCGCATCGCTTCCCGCGAGGCCGAACCGGGCGCGGCGACCGTGGCCCGGTTGCTGGAATGCGTACCCGTCGATTGA
- a CDS encoding DUF58 domain-containing protein → MRTRRLSHGGTAAGRLRADFVRWVTRRHRADGRSAVITRDRVYILPTRHGLMLLAVLLVMLLGAINYSNNMAFLLTFLIAGIGHNAMWYTHRNLLGLRVSVLPVAPVFAGQAPELKLRIEETSGRSREALQLAVGEHRGLPAYLGALGATDVAVALEPRTRGLYRLPRQHLSTRFPLGLLEAWSWLHLDSEILVYPQPLQPTAIVPVSDGTAGPQDGAVRAPDAPPDDIREYRPGDAPSRIVWKAVARSGRLFVRDSGSADAQPVWLDWAMIPGSDPEYRLSALCHLVLEAHAAGESYGLRIPATAPLGPGTGPEHLQRCLRALAVFGQADRDSA, encoded by the coding sequence ATGCGTACCCGTCGATTGAGCCACGGAGGCACGGCAGCCGGCCGCCTGCGCGCGGATTTCGTCCGCTGGGTAACCCGGCGCCACCGCGCCGACGGCCGGTCCGCGGTCATCACCCGGGACCGGGTGTACATTCTGCCCACCCGCCATGGCTTGATGCTGCTGGCCGTTCTTCTGGTGATGCTGCTGGGGGCCATCAACTACTCCAACAACATGGCCTTCCTGCTGACCTTTCTGATCGCAGGAATTGGGCACAACGCGATGTGGTACACGCACCGCAACCTGCTCGGGCTGCGGGTCAGCGTGTTGCCCGTCGCGCCGGTATTTGCCGGCCAGGCGCCCGAGCTGAAACTGCGTATCGAGGAAACCTCCGGCCGTTCCCGCGAGGCGCTGCAACTGGCGGTCGGGGAACACCGGGGCCTGCCCGCATATCTTGGCGCCCTGGGCGCCACAGACGTCGCCGTGGCGCTGGAACCGCGGACCCGGGGGCTCTACCGTCTCCCGCGGCAGCATCTCTCGACCCGTTTTCCGCTGGGACTGCTGGAGGCCTGGAGCTGGCTCCACCTCGATTCCGAGATCCTGGTCTATCCGCAACCCCTGCAACCCACGGCGATCGTTCCGGTGTCCGACGGGACTGCGGGGCCACAGGACGGCGCGGTGCGCGCTCCGGATGCGCCACCCGATGACATCCGTGAATACCGGCCGGGGGACGCTCCCAGCCGGATCGTCTGGAAGGCCGTCGCCCGCAGCGGCCGTCTGTTCGTGCGTGACTCGGGCAGCGCCGATGCCCAACCGGTCTGGCTCGACTGGGCGATGATTCCCGGTTCCGACCCCGAGTACCGGCTCTCGGCGCTGTGCCACCTGGTGCTGGAGGCCCATGCGGCCGGCGAGTCCTACGGGCTGCGGATACCTGCAACGGCGCCGTTGGGTCCGGGCACCGGGCCGGAACACCTGCAGCGCTGCCTGCGCGCCCTGGCAGTGTTCGGCCAGGCGGACCGGGATAGCGCGTGA